A portion of the Cololabis saira isolate AMF1-May2022 chromosome 17, fColSai1.1, whole genome shotgun sequence genome contains these proteins:
- the ifngr1l gene encoding interferon gamma receptor 1-like translates to MASPKLHPVFILLSLGIELALSQVPPLTNLTLRCHSLENVLQWNYDQNISNVRFRINVNTDVGGEGCKQILWAESNEREKDISIFSDPSVVFFLSVVAVVAQNGSVFESEAAELEYSYYQDSPEGQICDLYLPSINVTSHPNDTVTVEFTHPWLHFGPKLRTCKDMKKRIKPQKNLRLFRYHITAEQGQKTSEISSDCEERVCRKSLPVHAAQEPPCLNLNGEMEKMKVKLAQKQCVRPERETHSHTPIYVVVIVSVLGVLGFILVMAYLKKTRPSSSFPSSMIVHKSQKKQTMEAAPSALDRVVQVEPSSPTPLLTNTEEVEDRLEFTPAVPESGYDQRGTLASGEEAVTENGEVVNPNQERSPYMGGSNLDDDDEAAFSQDQGSGYESRAFLGS, encoded by the exons TTCCCCCACTGACAAACCTAACCCTTCGATGCCACAGCCTGGAGAACGTTCTGCAGTGGAACTATGACCAGAACATTTCCAACGTCAGGTTTCGCATAAACGTTAACACCGATGTCGGAGGAGAGGG TTGCAAGCAGATACTTTGGGCCGAATCAAATGAGCGGGAGAAAGACATTTCGATCTTTTCGGACCCAAGTGTGGTGTTTTTTCTCTCGGTGGTAGCAGTCGTTGCTCAGAATGGGTCCGTGTTTGAGTCCGAGGCAGCTGAATTGGAGTATTCCTACTACCAGGACTCCCCGGAAGGACAGATAT GTGATTTGTACCTCCCGTCCATTAACGTCACGTCCCACCCCAACGACACGGTCACAGTGGAGTTCACGCATCCCTGGCTGCACTTCGGCCCAAAACTGCGGACGTGTaaagacatgaaaaaaagaataaagccTCAGAAGAATCTCCGGCTGTTTAGGTACCACATCACTGCTGAACAG GGGCAAAAGACTTCTGAGATCTCCTCTGATTGTGAGGAGAGAGTGTGCAGGAAGAGCCTGCCTGTGCACGCTGCACAGGAGCCGCCCTGTCTGAACCTCAATGGAGAGATGGAGAAAATGAAGGTCAAACTGGCACAAAAGCAGTGCGTCCgtccagagagagagacacattcCCACA CTCCCATCTACGTGGTCGTCATCGTTTCAGTCTTGGGGGTACTCGGCTTTATTCTGGTCATGGcttacttaaaaaaaaccaGACCTTCAAGCTCTTTTCCCTCTTCTATG ATTGTCCACAAATCACAAAAGAAGCAGACGATGGAGGCAGCCCCCAGTGCGCTGGACAGAGTGGTCCAGGTGGAGCCGTCCTCGCCCACCCCTCTGCTGACCAACACGGAGGAAGTGGAGGACAGGTTAGAGTTCACGCCTGCGGTGCCCGAGTCGGGATATGATCAACGAGGGACCTTGGCGTCCGGGGAGGAAGCTGTGACTGAGAACGGGGAGGTGGTAAACCCCAACCAGGAAAGGTCTCCGTACATGGGCGGCAGTAACCTGGACGATGACGACGAGGCCGCGTTCAGTCAGGATCAAGGCTCTGGTTACGAGAGCCGAGCATTTTTGGGTTCCTGA